A genomic region of Vitis vinifera cultivar Pinot Noir 40024 chromosome 7, ASM3070453v1 contains the following coding sequences:
- the LOC100254563 gene encoding probable F-box protein At2g36090, protein MITGLAMSVAQVDSMAPLSSDIFYDILRRLDGLTLASAACACAAFCSISREERLWENVCSSMWPSTNREDVKSLISSIGGFRKFYADCFPLIVNKEVPEFQWNDYHGYPEEWSEAEYYGDMDDFESISPSDFVSIVDIRYKDKTICSKVLWGIPNANGFNGWFDNCPFRIDLLTYSPSDDHQEDEVTLSVSDGLPPISSMQRERKDGKLWCELRDGIRLSWIVLNRKIKQAANLSSWSPLGGQRHWPTDKDFLIRFGSVIPAKDILPCRVVECILVMKFRVIHTEGDGVQTTLKLTELSMQLEDMEGAHVNGRNSLLILKEALSCHRSKNYGEFLESCNLYSKVQNELKEEKMRIESRLDKFCILSGIVAFIAFCYYIL, encoded by the coding sequence ATGATCACAGGACTGGCAATGTCGGTTGCACAGGTTGACAGTATGGCTCCCCTGAGCAGTGATATCTTCTATGATATATTGAGGCGTCTTGATGGCCTAACTTTGGCTAGTGCAGCCTGTGCTTGTGCAGCATTTTGTTCAATCTCAAGAGAGGAGAGATTATGGGAAAATGTATGTTCTTCTATGTGGCCTTCAACCAACAGAGAAGATGTCAAAAGTTTAATTTCATCTATCGGTGGATTCAGAAAGTTCTATGCAGATTGTTTTCCCCTCATAGTAAACAAGGAAGTTCCTGAATTTCAATGGAATGATTATCACGGGTATCCTGAAGAATGGAGTGAAGCTGAATATTATGGTGACATGGATGATTTTGAAAGTATTTCACCTTCGGATTTTGTTTCTATTGTGGATATCAGGTATAAAGATAAAACTATCTGCTCAAAAGTCCTATGGGGCATTCCAAATGCAAATGGCTTCAATGGTTGGTTTGACAACTGTCCATTTCGGATTGATCTTCTTACCTATTCTCCCAGTGATGATCACCAGGAAGATGAAGTTACCCTTTCAGTTTCTGATGGTCTGCCACCAATTTCATCTATgcaaagagaaaggaaagatgGGAAGCTTTGGTGCGAGCTCCGTGATGGAATCCGACTTAGTTGGATTGTCTTGAACCGGAAAATAAAGCAAGCTGCTAATCTCTCTAGCTGGAGCCCTCTTGGTGGACAAAGACATTGGCCAACAGACAAGGATTTCTTGATACGTTTTGGATCTGTAATTCCTGCCAAAGACATTCTTCCATGTCGAGTAGTGGAGTGCATCCTTGTCATGAAGTTCAGAGTGATCCATACTGAGGGAGACGGTGTTCAGACGACTCTCAAGTTAACAGAACTAAGCATGCAATTGGAAGACATGGAAGGTGCTCATGTTAATGGAAGAAACAGTTTGCTCATCCTTAAAGAAGCACTGAGCTGTCATAGGAGCAAAAACTACGGTGAATTTCTCGAGTCTTGTAATTTGTACTCAAAAGTGCAGAATGAGTTGAAAGAGGAGAAGATGAGGATTGAAAGCAGGTTAGACAAATTCTGTATATTAAGTGGCATAGTTGCATTCATCGCATTTTGCTACTACATTTTGTGA